Proteins encoded together in one Deinococcus irradiatisoli window:
- a CDS encoding SDR family oxidoreductase: MSKSKQPRVVVVTGASAGAGRAVAVAFGRRGDKVALIARGKAGLEGAKTEVESAGGTALVVPCDVADADAVEAAAERIEQELGPIDVWVNVAMTGVFSYVKDMKPEEYKRVTEVNYLGFVYGTLSALKRMLPRDSGRIIQFGSALAYRGIPLQSAYCGSKHAIQGFCDSLRAELLSEGSQVTVSMVQMPAINTPQFDWLRSRMPRKAQPVPPIYQPEIPAEAILYAADTGRRELLVGASTWVAVWGNNFLPALGDWYLSRTGIQGQMTDEKQPENAPDNMFHPLDDDRDWGMHGRFDQRSRSGSWQLPLDMHRSLFAAALAVTAAGLWGVGRALRR; the protein is encoded by the coding sequence ATGAGCAAATCCAAGCAACCCAGGGTCGTGGTCGTGACCGGCGCGAGTGCCGGCGCGGGGCGCGCGGTGGCGGTCGCCTTCGGGCGCCGGGGCGACAAGGTGGCCCTGATCGCCCGTGGCAAAGCGGGCCTGGAAGGCGCCAAGACGGAGGTCGAATCGGCCGGCGGCACGGCGCTGGTGGTGCCGTGCGACGTGGCCGACGCCGACGCGGTGGAAGCGGCGGCCGAGCGCATCGAGCAGGAACTCGGCCCCATTGACGTGTGGGTGAACGTCGCCATGACCGGGGTGTTCAGCTACGTCAAGGATATGAAACCCGAGGAGTACAAGCGCGTCACCGAAGTGAACTATCTGGGTTTCGTGTACGGCACCCTCTCGGCTTTGAAGCGCATGCTGCCGCGCGATTCGGGCCGGATCATCCAGTTCGGCTCGGCGCTGGCCTACCGGGGCATTCCGCTGCAAAGTGCCTACTGCGGCAGCAAGCATGCCATCCAGGGCTTTTGCGATTCGCTGCGGGCCGAGCTGCTCAGTGAGGGCAGCCAGGTGACGGTCAGCATGGTGCAGATGCCGGCCATCAACACCCCGCAGTTCGACTGGCTGCGCTCGCGTATGCCGCGCAAGGCCCAGCCGGTGCCGCCGATCTACCAGCCGGAAATTCCCGCCGAGGCGATCTTGTACGCCGCCGACACCGGGCGACGCGAACTGCTGGTCGGCGCTTCGACCTGGGTGGCGGTGTGGGGCAACAACTTTTTGCCGGCGCTGGGCGACTGGTACCTGTCCCGCACCGGCATCCAGGGTCAGATGACCGACGAGAAGCAGCCTGAAAACGCGCCCGACAACATGTTCCACCCGCTCGACGACGACCGCGACTGGGGCATGCACGGCCGCTTCGATCAGCGCTCGCGCAGCGGCAGCTGGCAGTTGCCGCTGGACATGCACCGCTCGCTGTTCGCCGCCGCCCTGGCCGTCACGGCGGCGGGCCTGTGGGGGGTGGGGCGTGCGCTCAGGCGATAA